One Borreliella chilensis DNA window includes the following coding sequences:
- the flhA gene encoding flagellar biosynthesis protein FlhA (membrane protein involved in the flagellar export apparatus), protein MDARKNSILGYLGLSNKSDLIISVGLIFIVAGFILPLPAFILDALITVNLVISLLIILIVLYSKRSLDFSVFPTLLLVMTIFGLVLNISSTRLILTKGINFDGQMIRAFGTFVVGSSGIQGLVVGFIIFIIIIAVQFIVITKGATRVAEVAARFALDALPGKQMAIDSAYSSGNLTEEEATRQKNDLQSEVNFYGAMDGASKFVSGNVKVGFLITLINIIGGLLVGITLQGLNFSQALNNYVSLTVGDGLVSQLPSLLISTATGLIVTRSISKNSFGGEIFDQFTNHLGVYWIVSGFLFFLAFLPGFPTLILILLSLMIAFLAYSLSGIRRKEEMDEKNKLEEEQASSYADKDVAPVVPLDPLALEIGYNLVPIVDDTKTSELLDRIVKIRREIAFEFGIVVPKIRIVDNMRLQPNAYSFKLRGVEVGRGEIKLGKFLVINIGIDSGIDGDLVKDPSFGLPSLWVNDDGRETAEKLGYTVVDPPSIIATHMTELIKRHSYEILTRQDVQNTLDVFKKDYGAIVEEVLKDFSVGEIQRVLQGLLKEQVSIRNLVTIFETIADFTSITKDIFFLIEKCRQSVGRQITSGYLDLNSELNVITLNPGFEQIIIDSRVESNHDLISSIDPNLRTKFIYELFKIVNEVQTDGFYPVILSSESARPIIKVITSREIPELVVMSVLEVPQNIKVNVLKTVEVEE, encoded by the coding sequence TTGGATGCTAGAAAAAATTCTATATTAGGATATTTAGGGCTTAGTAATAAGTCTGATTTAATAATTTCGGTTGGTTTAATATTTATTGTTGCTGGGTTTATTTTACCCCTTCCTGCCTTTATTTTGGATGCTTTGATTACAGTTAATTTGGTAATAAGCCTTTTAATTATTTTAATAGTTCTTTATTCTAAGAGGTCGCTAGATTTTTCTGTTTTTCCTACTTTATTACTTGTGATGACTATTTTTGGACTTGTTCTTAATATTTCTTCTACTAGATTAATTTTAACTAAAGGTATAAATTTTGATGGGCAAATGATAAGGGCTTTTGGTACATTTGTTGTGGGTAGTTCTGGAATTCAAGGACTTGTTGTTGGATTTATAATATTTATTATAATTATTGCTGTTCAATTTATTGTAATTACTAAAGGAGCAACAAGGGTAGCCGAAGTTGCAGCTCGTTTTGCTCTTGATGCGCTTCCTGGTAAGCAAATGGCAATTGATTCTGCTTACAGTTCTGGAAATTTGACAGAAGAAGAGGCTACAAGGCAGAAAAATGATTTACAATCTGAAGTTAATTTTTATGGTGCAATGGATGGAGCTTCTAAATTTGTATCGGGTAACGTTAAAGTTGGATTTTTGATAACCCTTATTAATATTATTGGTGGTTTATTGGTAGGAATAACTCTGCAAGGTCTTAATTTTAGCCAAGCTCTTAATAATTATGTGTCATTGACGGTTGGTGATGGACTTGTTTCTCAGTTGCCGTCTCTTTTGATTTCAACGGCAACAGGATTGATCGTTACTAGATCGATTTCAAAAAATAGTTTTGGTGGTGAGATTTTTGATCAGTTTACAAATCATTTGGGAGTTTATTGGATTGTTTCTGGGTTTTTGTTTTTTTTAGCTTTTCTTCCTGGATTTCCAACCTTAATTCTTATTTTATTAAGTTTGATGATTGCATTTTTAGCTTATTCTCTTTCGGGAATAAGACGTAAAGAAGAAATGGATGAAAAGAATAAGCTAGAAGAAGAGCAAGCTTCAAGTTATGCGGATAAAGATGTTGCACCGGTTGTTCCTCTTGATCCACTAGCTCTTGAGATTGGATACAATCTTGTTCCAATAGTTGATGATACAAAAACCTCTGAACTTCTTGATCGTATTGTTAAGATAAGGCGTGAGATTGCATTTGAATTTGGAATAGTTGTTCCTAAGATTAGAATAGTTGACAATATGAGACTTCAGCCTAATGCGTATTCTTTTAAACTAAGAGGAGTTGAAGTTGGGCGAGGTGAGATTAAGCTTGGTAAGTTTTTAGTAATAAATATTGGAATTGATTCTGGAATAGATGGAGATCTTGTTAAAGATCCTTCATTTGGACTTCCCTCTCTTTGGGTAAATGATGATGGGCGAGAAACTGCTGAAAAATTGGGATATACTGTTGTTGATCCCCCATCTATTATTGCTACTCATATGACAGAACTTATTAAAAGACATTCTTATGAGATTTTGACTCGTCAAGATGTTCAAAATACTCTTGATGTTTTTAAGAAAGATTATGGAGCTATTGTTGAAGAGGTTCTTAAAGATTTTTCAGTTGGTGAGATTCAAAGAGTTTTACAAGGTCTTTTAAAAGAGCAGGTTTCAATTCGCAATTTGGTTACAATTTTTGAAACAATTGCAGATTTCACAAGTATTACTAAGGATATATTTTTCTTGATTGAAAAATGTAGACAATCAGTTGGAAGACAGATAACTAGTGGATATTTGGATTTAAATTCTGAGCTTAATGTGATAACTTTAAATCCCGGTTTTGAGCAAATAATAATTGATTCTCGTGTCGAATCTAATCATGATCTTATAAGTTCGATTGATCCTAATTTGAGAACCAAATTTATTTATGAGCTTTTTAAAATTGTAAATGAGGTTCAAACAGATGGGTTTTATCCAGTTATTCTGTCAAGTGAGTCGGCAAGGCCTATAATAAAAGTGATAACAAGTAGGGAAATTCCAGAGCTTGTTGTTATGTCTGTTTTAGAGGTTCCCCAAAATATTAAAGTTAATGTTCTTAAAACAGTAGAGGTTGAAGAATAG
- a CDS encoding flagellar biosynthesis protein FlhB, with protein MTKDKFLIKSWYIPLDFFSADDEGRTELPTDQKKQKAREEGRVLKSAEINTAVSLFLLFALFFFMLSYFALDLAAVFKEQASKLPEVMRISVYSMGFAYIRSIIGYVIWFFFASLAVNFFVNIIQVGFFITFKSLEPKWDKINLNFSRWAKNSFFSAGAFFNLFKSLLKVAIICLIYYFIIENNIGKISKLSEYTLQSGISIVLLLAYKICFFSVMFLAIVGVFDYLFQRSQYIENLKMTKEEVKQERKEMEGDPLLRSRIKERMRDILSTNLRVAVPQADVVITNPEHFAVAIKWDSSTMLAPRVLAKGQDEIALTIKKIARENNIPLMENKLLARALYANVKVNEEIPREYWEVVSKILVRVYSITKKFN; from the coding sequence ATGACTAAAGATAAATTTTTGATTAAAAGTTGGTACATTCCTCTTGATTTTTTTTCTGCAGATGATGAGGGGAGAACCGAATTACCTACTGACCAGAAAAAGCAAAAAGCAAGAGAAGAAGGGCGTGTATTAAAGTCTGCTGAAATTAATACTGCTGTTAGCCTTTTTTTATTATTTGCATTGTTTTTTTTTATGCTTTCTTATTTTGCTTTAGATTTAGCAGCTGTTTTTAAAGAACAGGCTAGCAAGCTTCCTGAAGTTATGAGGATTAGTGTTTATTCAATGGGATTTGCGTATATTAGATCTATAATAGGGTATGTCATTTGGTTTTTCTTTGCATCTCTAGCTGTTAATTTTTTTGTCAATATTATTCAAGTAGGCTTTTTTATTACTTTTAAATCCTTAGAGCCAAAGTGGGATAAAATTAATTTAAATTTTTCCAGGTGGGCAAAAAATTCTTTTTTCTCAGCAGGGGCTTTTTTCAATTTATTTAAAAGTTTGTTAAAAGTTGCTATAATATGCTTGATATATTATTTTATTATAGAAAACAATATAGGCAAAATTTCTAAGCTTTCGGAGTATACACTTCAGTCTGGGATTTCTATTGTATTGTTACTTGCCTATAAAATATGTTTTTTCTCAGTAATGTTTTTGGCAATTGTTGGGGTGTTTGATTATTTGTTTCAAAGATCTCAGTACATTGAGAATTTGAAAATGACAAAAGAAGAGGTAAAGCAAGAGAGAAAAGAAATGGAAGGAGATCCTTTACTTCGATCTAGAATAAAAGAGCGAATGAGGGATATTTTAAGCACTAATTTAAGGGTAGCTGTTCCTCAAGCGGATGTAGTAATTACAAATCCAGAACATTTTGCAGTTGCTATTAAGTGGGATAGTAGCACAATGCTGGCTCCAAGGGTGCTTGCAAAAGGTCAGGATGAAATAGCCCTCACAATTAAAAAAATTGCAAGAGAAAATAATATCCCTTTAATGGAAAATAAACTGCTTGCAAGAGCGCTTTATGCTAATGTTAAGGTTAACGAAGAGATTCCAAGAGAATATTGGGAGGTTGTTTCAAAAATTCTTGTGAGAGTATATTCTATTACTAAAAAGTTTAATTAG
- a CDS encoding flagellar biosynthesis regulator FlhF (Positive regulator of class III flagellar genes), translated as MVQYFTEKGPTYNEVIEIIKKKYGKNARVMTYKTVPHGGILGLFSKDWVEVSGYVRYDIGNQQINVEDEKRKILQSIKREENSSIEDVLKEVKSLKTELAHKKENINHPTITKIEDILRENDFSESYIKDINEFIKREFSLSDLDDYERVREDVVLYIAKTIKCSGSIIDDLKKRVFILVGPTGVGKTTTIAKLAAIYGINGESKSLNIKIITIDNYRIGAKKQIQTYGDIMGIPVRAIESFKDLKDEITDSKDFDLILVDTIGKSPKDFMKLAEMKELLNACGRDAEFHLAVSSTTKTSDVKEIFHQFSPFNYKTVIFTKVDETTCVGNLISLIHEMKKVVSYVTDGQIVPHNISVAEPLTFIRRINGYRISDDAEFIKKIKSKSYY; from the coding sequence ATGGTTCAATATTTTACAGAAAAAGGTCCAACCTATAATGAAGTTATAGAAATAATTAAGAAAAAATATGGCAAGAATGCTAGGGTCATGACTTATAAAACAGTTCCTCATGGAGGAATTTTAGGTTTGTTTAGCAAAGATTGGGTTGAAGTTTCAGGTTATGTTAGATATGACATTGGTAATCAGCAGATTAATGTTGAAGATGAAAAGCGAAAGATTCTTCAAAGCATTAAAAGAGAAGAAAATTCTTCAATTGAAGATGTACTTAAGGAAGTAAAGTCTCTTAAGACAGAGCTTGCTCATAAAAAAGAAAATATTAATCATCCAACAATTACAAAAATTGAAGATATTTTAAGAGAAAATGATTTTTCCGAAAGTTATATTAAAGACATTAATGAGTTTATTAAGAGAGAATTTAGTTTGTCGGATCTTGATGATTATGAGAGAGTTAGAGAAGATGTTGTTTTGTATATTGCAAAGACAATTAAATGCTCAGGATCTATTATCGATGATCTTAAGAAAAGGGTTTTTATTTTAGTTGGTCCAACAGGTGTCGGAAAAACTACCACAATTGCAAAACTTGCAGCAATTTATGGTATTAATGGAGAATCTAAGAGTTTGAATATTAAGATTATTACTATTGATAATTATCGTATTGGTGCTAAAAAGCAAATTCAAACCTATGGTGACATTATGGGCATTCCAGTCAGAGCAATTGAGTCTTTTAAGGATTTAAAAGATGAAATTACTGATTCAAAGGATTTTGATCTTATACTTGTTGATACAATTGGGAAAAGTCCTAAAGATTTTATGAAACTTGCTGAGATGAAGGAGCTTCTTAATGCTTGTGGAAGAGATGCCGAATTTCATTTGGCTGTGAGTTCTACTACAAAGACATCAGATGTGAAAGAAATATTTCACCAATTTTCTCCTTTTAATTATAAAACTGTGATTTTTACCAAAGTGGATGAAACCACTTGTGTTGGTAATTTAATAAGTTTGATTCATGAAATGAAAAAAGTAGTTTCTTATGTTACAGATGGACAAATTGTTCCTCATAATATCAGTGTTGCAGAACCACTTACTTTTATTAGAAGAATAAATGGCTATAGAATAAGCGATGATGCAGAGTTTATTAAGAAGATAAAAAGTAAATCTTATTATTAA
- a CDS encoding flagellar biosynthesis protein FliR, with product MNFSFLVLKSFTILPVMVRIFMFLKFSPFFSTIKIGYLNFFFSLILSIIIVEKIRIVYPLDNMLSFMLILLGEAVLGLIQAFFVNIIFNVFHLVGFFFSNQIGLAYANIFDVFSEEDSMIISQIFAYLFLLLFLSSDFLLRFFVIGVHDSVLNIRVEHLVNMRNSEFVKLLLMSFGFLFEKALLISFPILTLLLLFYLVLGILSKSSPQINLLMISFSASLFLGLLILYIGFPSLAISSKRVIELSLDSLTSFLKLFSRVSK from the coding sequence TTGAATTTTAGTTTTTTAGTTTTAAAATCTTTTACAATTTTACCCGTGATGGTTAGAATTTTTATGTTTTTAAAATTTTCTCCGTTTTTTTCAACAATAAAAATTGGATATTTGAATTTTTTCTTTTCTTTAATTCTATCTATAATTATTGTTGAAAAGATTAGAATTGTTTATCCTTTAGATAATATGCTTTCTTTTATGTTAATTTTATTAGGAGAAGCTGTATTAGGGCTTATTCAAGCATTTTTTGTTAATATAATTTTCAATGTTTTTCATTTAGTTGGGTTTTTCTTTTCCAATCAAATTGGACTTGCTTATGCAAATATTTTTGATGTTTTTTCAGAAGAAGATAGCATGATTATTTCTCAAATTTTTGCTTATTTGTTTTTGCTTTTGTTTTTATCAAGCGATTTTTTGCTTCGGTTTTTTGTGATTGGTGTACATGATTCTGTTTTAAATATTAGGGTTGAACATTTGGTAAATATGAGAAATTCAGAATTTGTAAAGCTTTTGCTTATGTCTTTTGGATTTCTTTTTGAAAAAGCTTTATTGATTTCGTTTCCAATATTGACTTTACTTTTACTTTTTTATTTAGTATTAGGAATACTTTCAAAATCATCGCCTCAGATTAATTTATTAATGATTAGTTTTTCAGCTTCGCTATTTTTAGGATTGTTAATTTTATATATTGGATTTCCAAGCTTAGCAATATCTTCAAAAAGAGTAATTGAACTTTCTTTAGATTCTCTTACTAGTTTTTTAAAATTGTTTTCTAGAGTTTCAAAATAA
- a CDS encoding flagellar biosynthesis protein FliQ, translating to MTAGHILYLIRISIENIIILSAPMLIIALIVGLLISIFQAITSIQDQTLSFIPKIIVILLSIVIFGPWILNKLMQFTYVVFNQLQNV from the coding sequence ATGACCGCAGGGCATATTCTTTATTTAATTAGAATTTCTATTGAAAATATTATTATCCTATCGGCGCCAATGTTGATTATAGCCCTTATAGTTGGTCTTTTAATTTCAATTTTTCAAGCTATTACTTCAATTCAAGATCAAACTTTAAGTTTTATTCCTAAGATTATTGTTATACTTTTAAGTATTGTGATTTTTGGTCCTTGGATTTTGAATAAGCTTATGCAGTTTACCTATGTGGTTTTTAATCAATTACAAAATGTTTAA